One Halarcobacter ebronensis genomic window carries:
- the atpA gene encoding F0F1 ATP synthase subunit alpha: MGAKIQADEISSIIKERIDNFELNVDINETGKIISFADGIAQVYGLKNVMAGELVEFENGERGLASNLEESSVGIVVLGSGNGLREGSSCKRLGKLLEVPVGDAMVGRVVNALGDPIDGKGAIESSETRFVEEKAPGIMSRKSVHEPLQTGIKAIDALVPIGRGQRELIIGDRQTGKTTVAIDTILNQKGEDVICIYVAIGQKSSSVASVVRTLEEGGAMDYTIVVNAGASESSALQFLAPYTGVTIGEYFRDNAKHALIIYDDLSKHAVAYREMSLLLRRPPGREAFPGDVFYLHSRLLERAAKMSDALGAGSLTALPIIETQAGDVAAYIPTNVISITDGQIFLETNLFNSGIRPAINVGLSVSRVGGAAQIKATKQVAGTLKLSLAQYRELEAFAQFASDLDEATRRELELGQRMVEVLKQGVNKPLVIEKQIIIIYAGTKGYLNNIAVKDVVKYEEELHSFIAQKYTNILDDIKAKKKLEDETESALKAALEEFKTVFNAK; this comes from the coding sequence ATGGGTGCAAAAATTCAAGCAGATGAAATCAGTTCTATCATTAAAGAAAGAATTGATAACTTTGAATTAAATGTAGATATAAATGAAACTGGTAAAATCATCTCTTTTGCAGATGGTATTGCCCAGGTTTATGGTCTTAAAAATGTAATGGCTGGTGAGCTTGTTGAGTTTGAAAATGGTGAGAGAGGTCTTGCTTCAAACTTAGAAGAGTCTTCAGTTGGTATTGTTGTACTTGGATCAGGAAATGGTCTAAGAGAAGGTTCTTCTTGTAAAAGATTAGGAAAACTTCTTGAAGTTCCAGTTGGTGATGCAATGGTAGGAAGAGTTGTAAATGCTCTTGGTGATCCAATTGATGGAAAAGGTGCTATTGAGTCTTCTGAAACTAGATTTGTTGAAGAAAAAGCTCCTGGTATTATGTCTAGAAAATCTGTACATGAACCTTTACAAACTGGTATTAAAGCAATTGATGCACTTGTTCCAATAGGACGTGGACAAAGAGAGCTTATCATTGGAGATAGACAAACTGGTAAAACTACAGTTGCTATTGATACAATTCTTAACCAAAAAGGTGAAGATGTTATTTGTATTTATGTTGCAATTGGTCAAAAATCATCTTCTGTTGCTTCTGTTGTTAGAACATTAGAAGAGGGTGGAGCAATGGATTATACAATTGTTGTAAATGCTGGTGCTTCTGAGTCTTCTGCATTACAATTCTTAGCTCCATATACTGGTGTTACAATTGGTGAATATTTTAGAGATAATGCTAAACATGCATTAATTATTTATGATGATTTATCAAAACACGCAGTTGCTTATAGAGAAATGTCTTTATTATTAAGAAGACCTCCAGGTAGAGAGGCGTTCCCAGGGGATGTATTCTATCTACACTCAAGACTATTAGAGAGAGCTGCTAAAATGTCTGATGCTTTAGGTGCTGGTTCTTTAACTGCATTACCTATTATTGAGACACAAGCTGGAGATGTTGCTGCATATATTCCAACAAACGTTATCTCTATTACAGATGGACAAATTTTCCTTGAAACAAACCTATTTAACTCTGGTATTAGACCAGCTATTAACGTTGGTTTATCAGTATCAAGGGTTGGTGGTGCTGCACAAATTAAAGCTACAAAACAAGTTGCTGGTACATTGAAACTTTCTTTAGCACAATATAGAGAGCTTGAAGCATTTGCACAATTTGCATCTGACCTTGATGAAGCTACAAGAAGAGAGCTAGAATTAGGTCAAAGAATGGTTGAAGTACTTAAACAAGGTGTTAACAAACCATTAGTTATTGAAAAACAAATTATTATTATTTATGCAGGTACAAAAGGTTATTTAAATAATATAGCTGTTAAAGATGTTGTTAAATATGAAGAAGAATTACACTCTTTCATTGCACAAAAATATACTAATATCTTAGATGATATCAAAGCTAAGAAAAAATTAGAAGATGAAACAGAATCAGCATTAAAAGCTGCGTTAGAAGAGTTCAAAACTGTTTTTAATGCAAAATAA
- a CDS encoding F0F1 ATP synthase subunit delta, whose protein sequence is MNDLIAKRYVKALLDGRDVKSSTAIYNDLKTISKAFNDEKFTLILTSSEVKNSDKVELVISFLENSSDDLKNFIKLLGTNKRLGLIPAIVDELESKIAKMNNTYTGVVYTNKELAADYISSIEKKFSERFNVKLTLSQNICDYDGIKVDIDSLGVEIAFSKERLKSQMIDHILKAV, encoded by the coding sequence ATGAATGATTTAATAGCAAAAAGATACGTAAAAGCATTATTAGATGGTAGAGATGTAAAATCTTCAACTGCTATTTATAATGATTTAAAAACTATCTCAAAAGCATTTAATGATGAGAAGTTTACTTTAATACTTACTTCTTCAGAAGTAAAAAACAGTGATAAAGTAGAGTTGGTTATTTCATTTTTAGAAAATAGTAGTGATGATTTGAAAAATTTTATTAAACTATTAGGTACTAATAAAAGATTAGGATTGATTCCTGCAATTGTAGATGAGTTGGAATCTAAAATCGCTAAAATGAATAACACATATACTGGTGTGGTTTATACTAACAAAGAGTTAGCAGCTGATTATATCTCTTCAATTGAGAAAAAATTCAGTGAAAGATTTAATGTTAAATTAACACTATCACAAAACATTTGTGATTATGATGGTATCAAAGTTGATATTGATTCTCTTGGAGTTGAGATTGCCTTCTCTAAAGAGAGACTTAAATCACAAATGATTGATCATATTTTAAAAGCAGTTTAG
- a CDS encoding F0F1 ATP synthase subunit B, with protein MKKLLLIGLVALAPMALLANSEGAETDIVQRTVNFVIFAGILWYVLADKIKAFFANRTASIQAELDKVQDTLKASQEKIEEANKKLEEAKTLAAEIVDGAKADIESIKKRVSEAVDAEISNLEKSFDERIKVETSKTKRQIVSEVLDELLSSGNVSLTQDELANIVLKKVA; from the coding sequence TTGAAAAAATTACTATTAATTGGGTTGGTCGCTTTAGCTCCTATGGCATTACTTGCTAATAGTGAAGGTGCGGAAACAGATATTGTTCAAAGAACCGTTAACTTTGTTATCTTTGCTGGTATTTTATGGTATGTACTTGCTGATAAAATTAAAGCATTTTTTGCAAACAGAACTGCATCAATTCAAGCTGAACTAGATAAAGTTCAAGATACATTAAAAGCTTCTCAAGAAAAAATTGAAGAAGCAAATAAAAAACTTGAAGAAGCTAAAACTTTAGCTGCAGAGATAGTTGATGGTGCAAAAGCTGATATAGAGTCTATTAAAAAAAGAGTTTCAGAAGCTGTTGATGCTGAGATCTCAAACTTAGAAAAAAGCTTTGATGAAAGAATCAAAGTTGAGACATCAAAAACTAAGAGACAAATTGTTTCAGAAGTACTTGATGAGCTATTAAGTTCAGGCAATGTTTCTTTAACTCAAGATGAGTTGGCAAATATTGTACTTAAGAAGGTAGCATAA
- a CDS encoding F0F1 ATP synthase subunit B' has translation MLDISPVLLLASAIIFLLVVARLNSCLFVPLLKHMDDRATSIKKDLEDARSNSANVDGILEEANHILAEAKKEAAAIRDQAYTEAKVIADSKLASAKEEMEAKTVTFSKELEEEAKALKESLLAAMPQFNESLKAKISSI, from the coding sequence ATGTTAGACATAAGTCCTGTGTTGTTGCTTGCATCAGCAATCATTTTTCTTTTAGTTGTTGCTAGGCTAAACAGTTGTCTATTTGTTCCATTACTTAAGCATATGGATGATAGAGCTACTTCTATTAAAAAAGATTTAGAAGACGCTCGATCAAACTCTGCAAACGTAGATGGGATTTTAGAAGAAGCAAATCATATACTTGCTGAAGCTAAAAAAGAGGCAGCTGCAATTAGAGATCAAGCATATACTGAAGCAAAAGTTATAGCTGATTCAAAGCTTGCAAGTGCTAAAGAAGAAATGGAAGCTAAAACTGTTACTTTTTCTAAAGAATTAGAAGAAGAAGCAAAAGCTTTAAAAGAATCATTATTAGCTGCGATGCCTCAATTTAATGAGAGCCTAAAAGCTAAAATTAGCTCAATATAA